A single Paenibacillus kribbensis DNA region contains:
- a CDS encoding AAA family ATPase has protein sequence MKPILLKLAGLQSYREPQEIRFDELTETGLFGIFGPTGSGKSTLLDAITLAMYGKVERAVNGTQGIMNHAEDTLSVAFTFELMSAQGPRRYRVERRFKRAGGVSVNNTLSRFIALTEDGEEVLADKVQDVTRCVEEYIGLKMDDFTRAVVLPQGKFAEFLSLKGSERRQMLQRLFHLEKYGDQLAQKLSRRVKDNDIALKELEAEQQGLGDASAEALEHVEVRLKEAIANAESSRHELERVAREAEALNKTRELVMEHSRRANELGQLAALEPSIALLEHKLRQASAAEALLPVLTDWKEAAAEANQRQKAAEEAAVQAVSAQEAALVSAQADEQARQALGAEEPRLLLRIDQLEQALQLERDTEVLRTDRERLAAELVQSEQTLASYGEGLAKEQELQARGLKRQQELQQELKQNEVRADERRMLQEAVQRLQQLETANEQLREAEQEYAVQEKRLAQADGHLKLTEQETQDTEARRSALAVQAAESIEALLTLEAEITADVSALAAEEEQLRRELRAEELGHLAQRLASELHEGEPCAVCGSLHHPAPAAAVVHGADAAAPDELQHLRLGLQELRLTLRQQLHEQRSLLAQPAVADSGAAATGESAAPSTAPADPRGAAAWAERCTALERAAAELAARARALPAEAHALREADAAGQQRRIRAAAEQEAAAAALAQARSRREACAARCAGLRAEWATQLPDVAPDEAAERYRAMQERDGRAEELRSRLETSVTFLEEKAARIQQIQQSIVEEDKIMIDRRARLQSKDDSLREKREQLRKWVGEGQAASLLEETASRLQRLKNEAAAAARRHTEAEERKQQAVHASLIARQASDSAEERRQMSETRWSSRLEDSTFATEAEVLECCLRPDEAARYEREVSLHRQREQELSSRLKHVEEQLDGATVTEEEWERTAAQLRECRIRDEEALQNRAKAERDLEDLQRRHVRWVELESNRIQLRSEAEKMSKLQSVFRGNAFVEYIAEEQLMQVSQSASRRLRFLTKQRYALEVDSSGGFVISDDANGGVKRPVSTLSGGETFLTSLSLALALSAQIQLRGQYPLQFFFLDEGFGTLDPELLDTVITSLEKLHHDQLSVGVISHVPELRARLPRKLVVLPAEQAGGGSRVVMETF, from the coding sequence ATGAAACCGATTCTTCTGAAATTGGCGGGGCTGCAAAGCTATCGGGAGCCGCAGGAAATTCGTTTTGACGAGCTGACCGAAACCGGACTGTTTGGGATTTTTGGTCCAACTGGTAGTGGCAAATCAACTTTGCTCGATGCCATTACGTTGGCTATGTACGGTAAGGTGGAGCGGGCGGTGAATGGTACTCAAGGCATCATGAATCATGCTGAAGACACGCTGTCCGTGGCCTTTACGTTTGAACTCATGTCAGCGCAGGGACCTCGTCGTTACCGTGTGGAACGACGTTTCAAACGCGCTGGAGGCGTATCTGTTAATAATACGCTCAGTCGTTTTATTGCGCTCACAGAGGACGGCGAGGAAGTGCTTGCTGACAAGGTGCAGGATGTGACGCGCTGTGTGGAGGAGTATATCGGCCTGAAAATGGACGATTTTACGCGTGCCGTCGTATTGCCGCAGGGAAAGTTTGCGGAATTTTTGTCCTTAAAGGGTAGTGAACGCAGGCAGATGCTGCAGCGTTTGTTCCATTTGGAGAAATACGGCGATCAACTGGCACAGAAGCTCAGCCGTCGTGTGAAGGACAATGACATTGCATTGAAAGAGCTGGAAGCGGAGCAGCAAGGCCTGGGGGATGCGAGTGCTGAAGCGCTTGAACATGTGGAGGTGCGTCTCAAAGAAGCAATTGCCAATGCAGAGTCTTCACGTCATGAGCTGGAGCGTGTTGCTCGCGAGGCGGAAGCGCTGAACAAAACCCGCGAATTGGTTATGGAGCACAGTCGCCGGGCGAATGAGCTGGGGCAGCTGGCAGCACTGGAGCCATCCATTGCTTTGCTGGAGCACAAGCTGCGGCAAGCGTCGGCAGCCGAGGCGTTGCTGCCAGTGCTGACGGATTGGAAGGAAGCCGCTGCCGAAGCGAATCAACGTCAAAAGGCCGCCGAAGAAGCGGCGGTTCAGGCCGTCTCAGCGCAGGAGGCTGCGCTTGTGTCTGCACAAGCAGACGAACAGGCCCGGCAAGCGCTGGGTGCGGAGGAGCCGAGGCTGCTGCTTCGGATCGATCAATTGGAACAGGCGCTTCAGCTGGAGCGTGATACGGAGGTGCTACGGACCGACCGGGAGCGTCTCGCGGCAGAGCTGGTGCAAAGTGAGCAAACCCTTGCTTCATATGGCGAAGGACTCGCCAAGGAGCAAGAGCTGCAGGCACGAGGCTTGAAGCGGCAGCAGGAGCTGCAACAGGAGCTAAAGCAAAATGAAGTGCGGGCAGATGAGCGGCGTATGCTGCAAGAGGCGGTGCAACGGCTGCAGCAGCTGGAGACAGCAAATGAGCAATTGCGCGAAGCTGAACAGGAGTACGCCGTTCAGGAGAAACGGCTTGCGCAAGCTGACGGACACCTCAAGCTGACGGAGCAGGAGACACAGGATACGGAGGCGCGACGTTCTGCCCTTGCTGTACAGGCGGCTGAGAGCATCGAGGCATTGCTAACGTTGGAGGCAGAAATTACAGCCGACGTGTCGGCACTGGCAGCCGAGGAGGAGCAGCTGCGCCGTGAGCTCCGCGCCGAGGAGCTGGGCCATCTCGCACAGCGTCTCGCCTCCGAGCTGCACGAGGGCGAGCCGTGCGCGGTGTGCGGCTCGCTGCACCACCCTGCACCTGCCGCCGCCGTGGTCCATGGCGCGGATGCGGCTGCACCGGACGAGCTGCAGCACCTGCGGCTCGGCTTGCAGGAGCTGCGCCTCACGCTGCGCCAGCAGCTGCACGAGCAGCGCAGCCTGCTGGCACAGCCCGCCGTCGCAGACAGCGGCGCTGCTGCCACGGGCGAGTCTGCCGCGCCCTCCACAGCGCCGGCAGACCCGCGCGGTGCCGCCGCCTGGGCGGAGCGCTGCACGGCGCTGGAACGGGCAGCGGCTGAGCTGGCCGCCCGTGCCCGTGCGCTGCCTGCGGAGGCGCACGCCTTGCGCGAGGCAGACGCCGCCGGGCAGCAGCGGCGTATCCGCGCAGCTGCGGAGCAGGAGGCGGCTGCCGCAGCGCTGGCGCAGGCGCGGAGCAGGCGCGAGGCATGCGCTGCGCGCTGCGCAGGATTGCGCGCCGAATGGGCGACGCAGCTGCCGGACGTGGCGCCGGACGAAGCCGCGGAGCGTTATCGCGCCATGCAGGAACGCGATGGGCGTGCAGAGGAGCTGCGGTCGCGGCTGGAGACGAGCGTGACCTTCCTCGAAGAAAAAGCTGCACGTATTCAGCAGATACAGCAGAGCATCGTCGAGGAAGATAAAATCATGATTGACCGTCGTGCACGGCTCCAGAGCAAAGACGATTCGTTGCGCGAAAAGCGGGAACAGCTCCGAAAATGGGTTGGAGAAGGACAGGCAGCTTCCTTGTTGGAAGAAACGGCTTCACGCCTGCAGAGACTCAAAAACGAAGCCGCAGCTGCAGCACGTCGCCATACTGAAGCGGAGGAACGCAAGCAGCAGGCTGTTCATGCTTCGTTGATTGCCCGGCAGGCATCCGACTCGGCTGAAGAAAGACGGCAGATGTCTGAGACCCGTTGGAGCAGTCGTCTGGAAGATTCAACTTTTGCGACAGAAGCAGAGGTTCTGGAATGCTGTCTGAGACCCGATGAAGCCGCACGTTATGAACGTGAAGTGAGCCTGCACCGACAGCGAGAACAAGAGCTGTCTTCCCGCTTAAAACATGTGGAAGAGCAACTGGATGGAGCAACCGTTACGGAGGAAGAGTGGGAAAGGACTGCCGCGCAGCTCCGCGAGTGCCGTATACGTGACGAAGAGGCGCTTCAGAATCGTGCCAAGGCCGAGCGTGATCTGGAGGATTTGCAGCGTAGGCATGTTCGCTGGGTGGAGTTGGAGTCCAATCGTATACAATTGCGTAGCGAGGCAGAAAAGATGTCCAAGCTCCAATCTGTTTTTCGGGGCAATGCCTTTGTTGAATACATTGCTGAGGAGCAGCTTATGCAGGTCAGTCAGTCGGCTTCACGTCGTTTGCGTTTTCTGACCAAGCAGCGTTACGCGTTGGAGGTAGACTCCAGTGGTGGTTTTGTCATTAGTGATGATGCCAACGGTGGTGTCAAGCGTCCGGTATCGACTTTGTCCGGCGGAGAGACGTTTCTAACCTCCCTGTCGCTTGCGCTTGCACTATCGGCTCAGATTCAATTGCGGGGCCAATACCCGCTTCAATTTTTCTTTCTGGATGAAGGCTTTGGAACATTGGACCCTGAGTTGCTTGACACGGTGATTACCTCCCTGGAAAAGCTGCATCATGATCAACTGTCTGTTGGTGTGATCAGCCATGTGCCTGAGCTGCGGGCCCGACTTCCGCGCAAGCTGGTCGTTCTACCCGCTGAGCAGGCTGGAGGCGGCTCCAGAGTCGTTATGGAAACATTTTAA
- a CDS encoding PLP-dependent aminotransferase family protein → MKKYVSILSDIELKIREGQYKSGHKLPSVRDASELYGCSKSTILRAYAELEKKHAIYSIPQSGYYVVENYGDVRHSHMNDVVDFTSASPDLNVFPYLDFQHCLNQAIDTYKYHLFTYGDSQGLETLRHTLVSHLADNQVFAKMDRIIVTSGVQQALEILAKMSFPNGKEKVLVEQPSYDIYLRFLEEENIPVSTIVRTAAGIDLQELENQFKSGSIKFFYTMSRYHNPLGSSYNAEKRKAIAALAAKYDVYIVEDDYMADLEVDYSFDPIYAYDQTNHVVYLKSFSKIIFPGLRLGVAVLPEVLLKTFQAYKRYVDTSMLSQAALDIYIKNGMYERHKHTICKLYSERIHILNQAVERYNQAGLIEASTVASGVYMQFKLPRTVNMERLVQRLSERKIQVVSGKGFYLTSYREQEKFLRISISRAQPDQIDAGVKSIIEEVVKGNWY, encoded by the coding sequence GTGAAAAAATATGTTTCCATTTTATCGGATATAGAGCTTAAAATTCGTGAGGGTCAATACAAATCCGGTCACAAGCTGCCGTCTGTCCGTGACGCTTCGGAGTTATACGGGTGCAGCAAAAGTACGATTTTGCGGGCCTATGCCGAACTTGAGAAGAAGCATGCTATCTATTCCATACCGCAAAGCGGATACTATGTAGTGGAGAATTACGGTGATGTGCGCCATAGCCATATGAATGACGTCGTTGATTTTACTTCCGCATCCCCGGACTTAAACGTATTTCCATATTTGGATTTTCAGCATTGTCTAAATCAGGCTATAGATACCTACAAATATCATCTGTTCACTTACGGGGATTCGCAAGGGCTGGAGACACTGCGTCATACATTGGTTTCCCATTTGGCTGATAATCAGGTGTTTGCAAAAATGGATCGGATTATCGTGACTTCAGGTGTTCAGCAGGCTCTGGAAATACTTGCTAAGATGTCGTTTCCTAACGGTAAAGAAAAGGTTTTGGTTGAGCAGCCAAGCTACGATATTTATTTGCGTTTTTTGGAGGAAGAGAACATACCTGTCAGCACGATTGTCCGCACAGCAGCAGGTATAGATTTGCAGGAATTGGAGAATCAATTTAAAAGCGGAAGCATCAAGTTTTTTTATACCATGTCAAGATATCATAACCCCTTGGGAAGCTCATACAATGCGGAAAAGCGAAAGGCTATAGCTGCCTTGGCCGCCAAATATGATGTGTACATCGTAGAGGATGATTATATGGCTGATTTGGAGGTCGATTATAGCTTTGACCCCATATATGCATATGACCAGACGAATCATGTTGTTTATTTGAAAAGCTTCTCCAAAATCATTTTCCCGGGCTTGCGTCTAGGGGTCGCAGTTTTGCCAGAAGTTCTATTAAAGACGTTCCAGGCATATAAACGATACGTCGATACTTCCATGTTATCTCAGGCTGCGCTTGATATTTATATTAAAAACGGAATGTATGAACGCCATAAGCATACGATATGCAAACTGTATTCAGAGCGCATCCATATTCTCAACCAGGCGGTGGAACGATATAATCAGGCCGGACTCATTGAAGCCTCAACTGTAGCATCAGGAGTTTATATGCAGTTTAAGCTGCCTCGAACCGTGAATATGGAGCGTTTGGTACAGCGCCTTTCCGAGAGGAAGATCCAGGTTGTATCTGGCAAAGGTTTTTATTTGACGAGCTATAGGGAACAAGAAAAGTTTTTACGCATCAGCATTTCACGTGCACAGCCGGATCAGATTGATGCGGGCGTGAAATCTATAATAGAGGAAGTGGTGAAGGGGAACTGGTATTAA
- a CDS encoding histidine triad nucleotide-binding protein, which produces MDDLFLKIVDGTIPSKKVLETENVLAFHDIQPAAPVHVLIIPKKYIPSMNAVTEEDLPLIAEIHRVAIEVAKKLGIAESGYRLINNCGPDSGQAVGHLHYHLLGGAKLGALTSISDSHA; this is translated from the coding sequence ATGGACGATCTGTTTTTGAAAATTGTGGATGGAACCATCCCTAGCAAAAAGGTACTGGAAACTGAGAATGTGCTCGCATTTCATGACATCCAGCCTGCGGCGCCAGTACATGTACTTATCATCCCGAAGAAATACATTCCTTCCATGAATGCTGTGACGGAGGAGGATCTTCCTCTCATCGCAGAGATTCATCGTGTTGCAATTGAGGTGGCAAAAAAGCTGGGAATCGCTGAGTCCGGCTATCGGCTGATTAACAACTGCGGTCCGGATAGTGGGCAAGCGGTTGGGCATCTGCATTATCACCTGCTGGGCGGCGCTAAATTAGGGGCCCTGACAAGTATTTCGGACTCACATGCTTAA
- the rpsU gene encoding 30S ribosomal protein S21 — MSETKVRKNETIDAALRRFKRSIAKDGVLAEVKKRKHYEKPSVKRKKKSEAARKRKF; from the coding sequence GTGTCTGAAACTAAAGTTCGCAAAAACGAGACAATTGATGCTGCACTTCGTCGCTTTAAACGTTCCATTGCTAAGGATGGCGTATTGGCTGAGGTGAAGAAACGCAAGCATTATGAAAAGCCAAGCGTAAAGCGCAAGAAAAAGTCCGAGGCTGCTCGTAAGAGAAAGTTCTAG
- a CDS encoding GatB/YqeY domain-containing protein encodes MNLSERLNEDMKQAMKSKDKFKLSTIRMVRSTIKNLEIDLKRDLDDNEVLDILSREIKQRKDALHEFEKASRDELAASTKAEIEIIAQYLPEQLSEEEIKVIVQQTIQETGASSKAEMGKVMSALMPKVKGRADGKLVNQAVQQFLQ; translated from the coding sequence ATGAATTTGAGCGAACGATTAAACGAAGATATGAAGCAAGCTATGAAGAGTAAGGACAAGTTCAAACTCTCCACCATTCGAATGGTTCGTTCTACGATTAAAAATCTTGAAATAGATTTGAAACGGGATTTGGACGACAACGAAGTGCTTGATATTCTGAGTCGTGAGATCAAACAGCGAAAAGATGCCCTCCATGAATTTGAAAAAGCCAGTCGCGATGAACTTGCGGCAAGCACGAAAGCAGAAATAGAGATCATCGCTCAGTACCTTCCTGAACAACTTTCAGAAGAAGAAATTAAAGTTATTGTACAGCAGACCATCCAGGAAACCGGTGCTTCTTCGAAAGCCGAGATGGGGAAAGTAATGTCGGCCTTGATGCCTAAGGTAAAAGGTCGCGCTGACGGTAAGCTCGTGAACCAGGCGGTTCAACAATTTCTGCAATAA